Proteins from one Silurus meridionalis isolate SWU-2019-XX chromosome 3, ASM1480568v1, whole genome shotgun sequence genomic window:
- the LOC124379357 gene encoding matrix-remodeling-associated protein 5-like, which yields MKSSEGRRRRMEVLRWSVLVTLTLLLVFPDAAVPCPHPCTCYVPSEVHCTFRSLTLVPSGIHRAVQRMNLGFNSILRLDQESLAELRKLELLMMHGNNIHQIPDGVFRDLISLQILKMSYNKVKVITGYSLSGLTHLVRLHLDNNHIEFIHPDAFRGMTSLRLLHLEGNRLQKLHPSTFSTFSLLNYFPVSTIKHLYLADNYLTSLPREMLRNMPHMENLFLYGNPWTCDCRLDWLQDWTTRHSGVMKCKRDKAHAKVQVCPVCSSPQHLRGKQLSEPGVDFRCTGPVISNSPGKDISHEEHLSELLSLEDFKPPIGNITLNLSDEHGTTADLTCQVVQPRESAEIRWNYTESLQIAANMTLSVDLECPMDREKYTNLWRLLAYYSEVVLHLRREIMLSKEPKLSYRYKQDIERDAHYYTGVRANVLSHPSWLMQSFVNIQLNRPYSTFKTVKLIFTTQMSSTTDSEQARWQKRSWVMIKHNNATQTTFSSVVGGMIEMDCKVVSSGAPSIHWMLPDGSKVRASSSSTNNHRSVLSTGKLLIKAVDHSNSGVYYCIAEVLGDVDVLPFRLSVVESSRPLADAEVMIASFEKFAGESVYLPCNTTASPDADVNWIFPDDSILSAHANSSKGFIFSNGTLFIPQCRPDDNGNYKCVALNQHGEDTVSAKLTVTRRQGTQPLRRYPMRPLSAAGVSTKVSAFLEDTEESSGDDTDQKRMLSNRRFTNQKRGPQWRSRVYQGRNVQRHFPGHRKPIKKVLNGQQRKDVFVNRRKINKSKSKIDPQRWADLLAKIREKTVQNTTTLSSYPGVTVERVQTVGPESHNNIEGSSPDDVYLLKEESNVIITSENHNILTVTSPSLLHQITAPESSVRSDEVTVRPAKSTAVTNYLITEINILERNHLNALTTSTSYQEERQQNHLENSPAAPNFELKNELGISLMSTDLDESYPTSEKDGAQWIIHSTVETTKNISDNIIKQRAPSHPYTRTPWNSRRRFGNRGRINRLRLRPSSPLITNRSQLFTTPKTTGTPNQSITATTSATLTAGTSAYSTAASITSSQYLKSLRDNNRNDHYQTNILLLADKINPLDNKLETDEFSTLQTTEPSQSVQYGLHHALHVTPAGMTVITSQTANKDTTKESWQNMQTFSKELWINYHVAFTAQPEADYETLAATQGEFMTRHSALKPSQMSVTEDDMSPDSSSLHNLKSTQQSVKPVTAPVKPFPPTVTLPHEGTSKAGDFLKNSLSDSSMKFNQTGFKTTTLQPVLEKYNSVSPIRAPGPEVGDAELLSPNTSKTSGIISTTSVSTMTPPTSKYDSLITAKLLTTATTTTTTPSITTTESGFNAPITTTGLEKTTSLKHSIPTADNRIPFHSKNPPTNHIPDLNHGKTFLHKFPNQRHPFIIQKTPSDTNPSVDIRAVGTITSRSTPITFTTFTQTTITTPTPSAKSVGRMQTGVHTPHQHTGRNDALPQPPYVPVLRAKPRITSDNLTTVAVNAETDVQFPCNSVGEPKPFLTWTKISTGALMSANTKIQRFEVQPNGTLVIRNVQLQDHGQYLCTALTQYGTDRMVVTLIVLTQIPKILLPLQHDMMVYMGDRVNLECQAQGLPRPKISWVLPNQTVVQAVSSREQRLMLFSNGTLHMEQTSYLDTGIYKCIASNVAGAAAISIRLHVTALPPIIQQRRQENQTVSEGKTLYIHCSAKGAPYPVIRWITFAGMQIRPSQYINGNLFVFPNGTLYIRNPTEKDSGTYECVAVNAVGVAKRSVNVKVKRIFSTAKITFTSPLSTDVSYGSYLKLDCNASGSPEPKIVWKTPAKKLVDAHFSFDQRIKVFSNGSLIIKSVTEKDHGDYLCLARNKDGDDFVLLKVNVRMKAARIEQKQLNNHKILYGGDLKVDCVASGLPNPEIKWSLPDGTMVNSVIQSDGSGGRTKRYVVFDNGTLYFNDVGMKEEGDYTCYAENQIGKDEMKIRIRVVAAAPTIHNSTFEVIRVPHGETVSLTCQAKGQPSPTITWFSPNNHIVTLLASNKYRLITDGSLEIHNVHRLDSGNYTCLAKNTAGLDKKVVSVHVVTSVPIINGAKLPMTRAEETAEKDQRVLLHCKAEGTLYPQVMWIMPKNVVLPAPYYSDRVVVHRNGTLDIRNLHKSDSAQLLCVARNEAGEARLQVHLHVTEQAEKPKLKSIATETVRITSGVSVILNCSMEGKPHPEITWFLPNGTILSSGTSNFHFEHLPDGALVIREPSDSEAGIYRCVGRNRAGSVERTVTLESNQKPIIQSKYTSLVSIINGENLQLNCLSSGNPNPKLTWTLPNGEILARPWKTGRYVIFNNGTLTVQQASVYDRGTYRCNSANEHGVSSMTVAVIVIAYPPRITSGPSAVTYSRSGHAIKLDCLAIGIPKPEIVWEMPDKTQLKSGPHIRLYGNRYIHPQGSLVIQNPSSRDNGFYKCTAKNVIGSDIRETYVYVF from the exons AATCCCAGACGGAGTTTTTCGAGACCTGATTTCGTTACAG ATTCTGAAAATGAGTTATAATAAAGTGAAAGTGATCACAGGATACAGTCTGTCTGGTCTCACGCACCTCGTAAGGCTGCACCTGGACAACAACCACATCGAATTTATCCATCCTGATGCCTTCAGAGGGATGACATCACTCCGTCTGCTTCATCTCGAAGGGAACCGTCTGCAGAAGCTTCATCCTTCTACCTTTAGCACGTTCTCCTTGTTAAATTATTTCCCTGTGTCCACTATCAAACACCTGTACCTGGCGGACAATTATCTAACGTCCCTGCCGAGAGAAATGCTGAGAAACATGCCTCATATGGAGAACCTTTTTCTGTATGGAAACCCCTGGACCTGCGACTGTAGGCTGGACTGGCTTCAGGATTGGACGACTCGCCATTCag GTGTTATGAAATGCAAGAGGGATAAAGCACATGCTAAAGTTCAGGTTTGTCCAGTGTGTTCCTCACCACAGCATCTGAGAGGAAAACAATTATCTGAACCCGGTGTGGATTTCCGATGCACTGGACCGGTTATTAGCAACTCTCCAGGAAAGGACATTTCTCATGAGGAACACCTCAGCGAGCTTCTTTCTCTGGAAGACTTCAAGCCACCAATAGGAAACATCACGCTGAACCTGTCAGATGAACATGGAACCACTGCGGATTTGACCTGCCAGGTTGTACAGCCGAGGGAGTCTGCAGAAATCAGGTGGAATTACACTGAGAGTTTGCAGATCGCTGCTAACATGACTCTCTCTGTGGACCTTGAATGCCCAATGGACAGGGAGAAGTATACCAACTTATGGAGACTGCTTGCATACTACAGCGAGGTCGTTCTGCACCTGCGCAGGGAGATCATGTTAAGTAAAGAGCCTAAACTGAGCTACAGATACAAACAGGACATTGAGAGAGACGCACACTATTACACAGGAGTCCGAGCGAATGTTCTCTCACATCCATCCTGGCTCATGCAGTCATTCGTGAACATACAGCTGAACAGGCCCTACTCCACCTTCAAGACTGTGAAGCTTATTTTTACAACTCAGATGTCTTCCACCACAGATAGTGAGCAGGCAAGGTGGCAAAAGAGATCGTGGGTTATGAtcaaacacaacaatgccaCCCAAACGACCTTTAGTTCAGTGGTGGGTGGTATGATTGAGATGGACTGCAAAGTAGTGAGTTCTGGAGCTCCGAGCATTCACTGGATGTTACCGGATGGCTCGAAGGTCAGGGCATCCTCCAGTAGCACAAACAACCATCGGTCTGTTTTAAGTACGGGAAAACTTCTTATCAAAGCAGTGGATCATTCAAACTCCGGCGTATATTACTGTATTGCTGAAGTTCTGGGAGACGTAGATGTTCTTCCGTTTCGTTTATCAGTTGTTGAATCCTCCAGACCCCTCGCAGATGCAGAGGTCATGATTGCAAGTTTCGAGAAGTTTGCTGGGGAATCTGTTTATTTGCCTTGCAATACCACAGCATCACCAGATGCCGATGTGAACTGGATTTTTCCAGATGACAGTATATTGAGCGCCCACGCAAACTCTTCTAAAGGTTTTATCTTCTCCAATGGAACGCTCTTCATTCCTCAGTGCAGACCTGATGATAATGGAAATTACAAATGTGTGGCACTGAATCAGCATGGTGAGGACACCGTTTCAGCAAAGCTCACTGTTACGAGACGGCAAGGAACGCAGCCTCTCCGACGGTATCCCATGAGGCCTCTGTCTGCGGCTGGTGTGTCCACAAAGGTCAGCGCATTTTTAGAAGATACGGAGGAGTCATCAGGTGATGATACTGACCAGAAGAGAATGCTGTCAAATAGACGGTTTACGAATCAAAAGAGGGGACCACAGTGGAGGTCCCGAGTCTATCAAGGGCGGAATGTGCAGAGACATTTTCCAGGCCACAGGAAGCCAATTAAGAAAGTTTTAAATGGACAACAAAGGAAAGATGTTTTtgtgaacagaagaaaaataaacaaatcgaAGAGCAAAATTGATCCACAGAGATGGGCTGATCTTTTGGCCAAAATCCGTGAGAAAACAGTTCAAAATACCACAACACTGAGCTCTTACCCAGGTGTTACAGTAGAAAGGGTTCAGACTGTAGGTCCAGAATCTCACAATAACATAGAGGGATCTTCTCCAGATGATGTGTACCTACTGAAGGAAGAGTCAAATGTCATTATCACGTCTGAAAATCATAATATCCTCACAGTCACATCTCCTTCACTGCTGCACCAAATAACTGCTCCTGAATCAAGCGTTAGATCAGATGAAGTGACAGTGAGACCTGCAAAATCCACAGCTGTAACTAATTATCTTATCACTGAGATAAATATCCTGGAGAGAAACCATTTAAATGCTTTAACTACCAGCACTTCATATCAAGAAGAAAGACAACAAAACCATTTGGAAAATAGTCCAGCTGCTCCCAATTTCGAGTTAAAGAACGAGCTAGGAATCTCACTGATGTCTACTGATCTCGACGAATCCTATCCAACAAGTGAAAAAGATGGTGCACAGTGGATTATACACAGTACAGTAGAGACTACCAAAAACATTTCAGATAACATTATAAAGCAGAGAGCTCCTTCTCATCCATATACCAGAACCCCTTGGAACTCTAGGAGGCGGTTTGGAAACAGGGGACGAATCAACCGATTAAGACTAAGGCCATCTTCGCCCCTAATCACTAACAGATCACAGTTATTTACAACACCCAAGACCACTGGAACACCCAACCAATCAATCACTGCAACAACATCTGCCACATTAACAGCAGGAACATCTGCCTATTCCACTGCTGCATCCATTACTTCTTCCCAATACCTGAAATCCCTAAGAGACAACAATCGTAATGATCATTATCAAACAAACATCTTGCTGTTAGCAGACAAAATCAATCCACTTGACAACAAATTGGAGACAGATGAATTTTCCACACTCCAGACTACCGAACCAAGTCAAAGTGTCCAATATGGATTACACCACGCACTCCACGTTACACCAGCAGGAATGACTGTGATCACATCTCAGACAGCAAATAAAGACACAACCAAAGAGAGTTGGCAAAACATGCAGACATTCTCTAAAGAGCTCTGGATAAATTACCACGTTGCTTTTACGGCTCAGCCAGAAGCAGATTATGAAACTCTTGCAGCGACTCAAGGGGAGTTCATGACCAGACATTCAGCCCTAAAACCATCTCAGATGTCTGTCACTGAAGATGACATGAGTCCTGACTCCAGTAGTCTGCACAACCTCAAGTCCACACAGCAATCTGTCAAACCTGTAACTGCCCCAGTCAAACCATTTCCACCCACAGTTACACTCCCACATGAAGGCACTTCTAAAGCTGGAGATTTTCTAAAGAATTCTCTTTCTGATTCTTCCATGAAATTTAACCAAACTGGGTTTAAAACCACAACCCTCCAGCCTGTTCTGGAGAAATacaattctgtttctcccattagggctCCAGGCCCAGAGGTGGGAGATGCAGAGTTGCTGTCGCCGAACACAAGCAAGACTTCTGGTATCATTTCAACAACATCTGTGTCAACAATGACACCACCAACCTCTAAATACGATAGTCTAATAACAGCAAAACTTCtcacaacagcaacaacaacgaCCACAACACCCTCAATAACAACCACGGAGTCTGGATTTAATGCTCCAATTACAACCACTGGTTTAGAAAAAACAACGTCTTTAAAGCACAGTATTCCGACAGCAGATAACAGAATTCCATTTCACTCAAAAAATCCTCCAACAAACCACATTCCTGATCTGAATCATGGAAAAACCTTTCTGCATAAATTTCCCAATCAGAGACACCCATTTATCATCCAGAAAACACCTTCAGATACAAATCCATCAGTGGACATCAGAGCAGTTGGAACAATAACATCAAGATCAACACCTATAACTTTTACAACCTTCACTCAGACCACAATTACAACTCCAACACCATCTGCAAAGTCTGTTGGCAGAATGCAGACAGGTGTACACACTCCTCACCAGCACACTGGCAGGAATGACGCTCTTCCTCAGCCACCATATGTTCCTGTACTGAGAGCAAAGCCCAGAATCACCAGCGATAATCTCACCACAGTCGCTGTGAATGCTGAAACAGATGTGCAGTTTCCGTGCAATTCTGTGGGGGAACCTAAACCTTTTCTTACCTGGACCAAAATCTCTACAg GGGCTCTTATGTCAGCAAATACCAAGATCCAGCGATTTGAGGTCCAGCCCAATGGAACGTTAGTCATCCGCAATGTTCAGCTCCAGGATCATGGCCAGTATCTCTGCACTGCTCTGACTCAATATGGTACCGATAGGATGGTAGTTACCTTGATAGTTCTGACACAAATACCAAAAATCCTGCTCCCATTGCAACATGATATGATGGTGTACATGGGGGACCGTGTCAACCTCGAGTGTCAAGCACAAGGTCTTCCACGTCCCAAGATAAGCTGGGTGCTTCCTAACCAGACGGTGGTGCAAGCAGTTAGCAGTAGGGAGCAAAGGCTGATGCTGTTTAGCAATGGCACACTGCATATGGAGCAGACTAGCTATCTAGACACTGGAATCTATAAATGCATTGCCAGTAACGTGGCGGGAGCTGCAGCGATATCAATCCGCCTTCACGTCACTGCCCTTCCACCGATAATCCAGCAACGGCGACAGGAGAACCAAACCGTTTCTGAGGGTAAGACCCTGTACATCCACTGCAGTGCTAAAGGAGCCCCATATCCAGTAATCCGCTGGATCACCTTTGCTGGCATGCAAATCCGCCCTTCCCAGTACATCAATGGAAATCTCTTTGTATTTCCCAATGGGACGCTATACATCCGTAACCCTACAGAAAAAGACTCCGGTACCTACGAGTGTGTTGCTGTAAATGCCGTAGGTGTGGCTAAGAGGAGTGTGAATGTGAAAGTGAAGCGGATTTTCTCTACAGCTAAAATCACCTTTACATCACCTCTAAGTACTGATGTCAGTTATGGCAGCTATCTGAAGTTAGACTGCAATGCTTCAGGAAGCCCTGAACCCAAAATCGTGTGGAAAACACCAGCCAAAAAACTCGTAGATGCACATTTCAG cTTCGATCAGAGAATAAAAGTCTTCAGTAATGGCAGTCTCATTATTAAATCAGTAACAGAAAAGGACCATGGAGACTACCTCTGTCTGGCCAGAAATAAAGACGGAGATGATTTTGTTCTCCTGAAAGTGAATGTCCGAATGAAAGCCGCCAGAATCGAGCAGAAACAGTTAAATAATCACAAAATTCTTTACGGAGGAGATCTGAAGGTGGACTGTGTGGCATCAGGTCTCCCCAACCCTGAGATCAAATGGAGTCTTCCAGACGGCACCATGGTTAACAGTGTCATTCAGTCCGATGGCAGCGGAGGGCGCACGAAGAGGTACGTCGTCTTTGACAACGGAACCCTGTATTTCAATGATGTGGGTATGAAGGAGGAAGGAGATTATACATGCTATGCTGAGAATCAGATTGGCAAAGATGAAATGAAGATCCGTATTAGAGTTGTGGCTGCTGCACCGACTATACACAACAGCACTTTTGAGGTGATCAGAGTGCCCCATGGGGAAACGGTATCACTTACTTGTCAGGCAAAAGGACAACCTTCACCAACAATAACATGGTTTTCCCCAAACAACCACATCGTAACTCTACTAGCATCAAATAAATACCGTCTTATCACAGATGGGAGTCTTGAAATCCACAATGTCCACCGTTTGGACAGTGGAAACTACACATGCTTGGCTAAAAATACAGCCGGTTTGGACAAGAAGGTGGTTAGCGTGCACGTTGTGACTTCAGTGCCCATCATTAATGGAGCAAAACTTCCCATGACGAGAGCAGAAGAGACCGCTGAGAAGGACCAGCGAGTGCTCCTGCACTGCAAAGCTGAAGGAACACTGTATCCCCAAGTCATGTGGATAATGCCTAAGAATGTTGTGCTTCCAGCTCCCTACTacagcgacagggtcgtggtCCATCGCAATGGTACTCTTGATATCCGCAACTTGCACAAAAGTGACTCTGCTCAGCTGCTCTGTGTAGCTCGCAATGAGGCAGGTGAGGCCAGACTGCAGGTACATCTTCATGTTACAGAGCAGGCTGAGAAACCAAAGCTCAAAAGCATAGCCACAGAGACAGTCCGAATCACCAGCGGAGTTTCTGTGATCCTTAACTGCTCCATGGAGGGAAAGCCCCATCCTGAAATCACTTGGTTCCTTCCCAATGGAACAATCCTATCGAGCGGAACAAGCAATTTCCATTTTGAACATCTCCCTGATGGCGCTTTGGTCATTAGAGAGCCTTCTGATTCAGAAGCAGGGATTTACCGCTGTGTAGGACGTAACCGTGCAGGTTCAGTTGAGAGGACAGTGACTCTGGAGTCCAACCAGAAACCCATCATCCAAAGCAAGTACACCTCATTGGTCAGCATTATCAATGGTGAGAACCTTCAGCTGAACTGTCTGTCAAGCGGAAACCCGAATCCCAAGCTTACCTGGACTCTACCAAATGGAGAAATCCTCGCTAGGCCGTGGAAAACGGGAAGATAtgtcatttttaacaatggCACCTTAACAGTCCAGCAGGCTTCAGTCTACGATAGGGGAACATACCGCTGTAATTCTGCCAACGAGCACGGAGTCTCGTCCATGACCGTTGCGGTGATCGTGATCGCATATCCACCGCGCATTACCTCCGGACCTTCTGCAGTCACTTATAGTAGATCAGGACATGCGATCAAGCTTGACTGTTTGGCCATCGGAATCCCAAAGCCAGAGATAGTTTGGGAAATGCCTGATAAAACCCAGCTCAAGTCAGGCCCCCATATACGACTTTACGGCAACAGGTACATTCACCCACAGGGTTCTCTGGTCATCCAGAACCCATCAAGCAGAGACAACGGCTTCTATAAATGCACGGCCAAAAACGTGATTGGCAGTGACATCAGAGAGACCTACGTTtatgtgttttaa
- the arsh gene encoding arylsulfatase D encodes MMMMLALKTLRFLLVLLVLSVSNARDATSKPNFILMMVDDLGIGDVGCYGNDTIRTPNVDRLAREGVMLTQHVSAAPLCTPSRAAFMTGRYPLRSGFGSTGRVQVILFLGASGGLPPNETTFAKVLQKQGYTTGIVGKWHLGVSCKSRNDHCHHPNSHGFDYFYGLPFTLFEDCKPGNGSFVLNDLQELLWNISMLIALALLTLITAKITGLLEFSSRTLVFLVVVYALGFLTWYIPFAFLRTWNCIIMRNQDVVEQPVNLDTLSEKMMTEAEQFVERNQNRPFLLFLSLPHVHTPLFISEQFAGKSKHGLYGDIVEEVDWMIGRMVSVVEKLNLSEKTLMYFTSDHGGDIWVSDSQGHIGGWNGIYRGGKNMAAWEGAIRVPGIFRWTNRLPAGKTVNEPTSLMDIFPTVVKLAGAQLPNDRILDGHDLLPLLEGKTTRSKHEFMLHYCGVHLSAVRWHPPDSNSVFKVHFFTANCDGTGPCLCHGDTITHHDPPLIFDLTSDPSESVPLTAETEERHGEILQRVREAVQEHGRTLTLPENQLSWRNTLWRPWLQPCCGLFPFCSCAETF; translated from the exons atgatgatgatgctggcGCTCAAAACCCTGAG GTTTTTGCTCGTATTGTTGGTCCTGAGTGTTTCAAACGCCAGAGACGCCACTTCCAAACCCAACTTCATACTCATGATGGTTGACGACCTGGGGATCGGGGACGTCGGTTGCTATGGGAACGATACGATCAG AACCCCGAACGTGGACAGGTTGGCGAGGGAGGGCGTGATGCTGACTCAGCACGTCTCTGCCGCACCTCTGTGTACCCCGAGCCGAGCGGCCTTCATGACCGGACGCTACCCTCTGCGGTCAG gtTTTGGAAGTACTGGAAGAGTGCAGGTGATCCTGTTCCTCGGCGCTTCAGGAGGACTTCCTCCAAACGAAACCACGTTTGCCAAAGTCCTACAAAAGCAGGGCTACACTACAGGGATTGTGG GAAAGTGGCACTTGGGTGTGAGCTGTAAGAGCAGGAATGATCACTGCCATCACCCCAACAGCCACGGGTTCGACTACTTCTATGGTCTTCCCTTCACACTGTTCGAAGACTGCAAACCTGGAAACGGCTCCTTCGTGCTAAACGACCTTCAGGAGCTGCTGTGGAACATTTCTATGCTAATAGCACTGGCGCTGCTGACGCTAATCACGGCTAAAATCACAGGACTTCTGGAATTCAGCTCCAGGACGCTCGTCTTCTTAGTCGTTGTTTACGCTCTTGGTTTTTTGACTTGGTACATTCCGTTCGCGTTTCTACGAACCTGGAATTGCATCATCATGAGGAACCAGGATGTAGTGGAACAACCGGTGAACCTGGACACGCTGAGTGAGAAGATGATGACAGAGGCGGAGCAGTTTGTGGAGAG GAACCAGAACAGACCCTTTCTGCTGTTTCTGTCTCTACCTCACGTCCACACGCCGCTCTTCATCTCTGAACAGTTTGCAGGAAAAAGCAAACACGGCCTTTATGGCGACATCGTGGAGGAAGTGGACTGGATGATCG GTAGAATGGTGAGTGTTGTCGAGAAGCTGAATCTTTCTGAAAAGACTCTGATGTACTTCACGTCTGATCACGGAGGAGACATCTGGGTTTCGGACTCACAAGGCCATATTGGAGGCTGGAATGGAATTTATCGAG GTGGGAAAAACATGGCTGCCTGGGAAGGAGCGATCCGAGTTCCAGGAATATTCCGCTGGACAAATCGTCTCCCTGCAGGAAAAACTGTTAACGAGCCGACAAGTTTAATGGACATTTTCCCGACCGTGGTGAAACTGGCAGGAGCGCAGCTGCCGAACGACAG aattCTGGATGGTCATGACCTGCTGCCGCTGTTGGAGGGAAAAACGACGCGTTCCAAGCATGAGTTCATGTTGCACTACTGTGGAGTTCATTTGAGTGCTGTTCGCTGGCATCCTCCTGACA GCAACTCCGTTTTTAAAGTTCACTTCTTCACTGCTAATTGTGACGGAACCGGACCCTGCCTGTGCCACGGcgacaccatcacacaccacgaCCCGCCACTCATCTTCGATTTGACCTCTGACCCTTCGGAGTCGGTGCCCTTGACCGCGGAGACGGAGGAGCGTCATGGTGAGATCCTGCAGCGTGTACGTGAGGCGGTGCAGGAACACGGCCGCACCCTGACACTCCCCGAGAACCAGCTGTCATGGAGGAACACACTGTGGAGGCCGTGGTTACAGCCGTGCTGCGGCCTTTTCCCCTTCTGCAGCTGCGCAGAGACTTTTTAG